The Streptomyces laurentii region TCCCAGCCGCCGCCCGCTCCCGCGAAGATCGCCAGGGTGACGAGGATGAGGATGCCGACCTTGCGGACCATCATCACGCACCAGAACAGGAACGCTCCGACGGAGGCGGCGAGCGCGGCGACCACGGCGACCAGCCAGCCCAGCCCCGAGATCGCGCCGATCTGCGAGACCTTCACGATCCGGCGCACGGCGGAGGAGATGTCCGTCTCGGCCGCGGCGAAAAGCCCGTCGGACAAGGCGTCGACGGCCTCGATGGCCACGGTCGTGACAGCGATGGCACCGAACGCGAACAGCACGCCCGACGCGGTGCCTGTCAGGGCTTGGGCGAGGGCTTGCCCGTCCCGCTTGAAGGCTGCCTTCACCAGCTGGGCGCAGAACGTGGCGACGAGCACGAGCAGCCCGATGGGCAGCAGCGTCTCGTAGTTGTCGCGGAACCATCCCGCGCCGAGGTCGATGGTGGTGGTCCGGTCGATCGCCTTGGCCGCGAGCTCGGCAGAGGCGGCGGCAAGGTCGCCGGCGCTCTCGGCCAGCCAGTTCCCGATCGACCCGACCGGGTCGGACGCGAAACTGATCACATCGCTGACGTCGCAGATGGAACCGGCGACGGGCAGGTCACAAAAGCCCACGCGGGCGTTCCTTTCGTACGGGAGGGACTACGGGGCGACGCGCGGGGCGACGGCGACCAGGCGGCAGTCCGTGCCGGGACGGCACTGCACGGCGAGGGTGACCTGCCGGTCCTCCGCGCCGGAACCGCCGCCGTTCCAGGCGAGCTTGGTCTTGCCGCGGACGGTGACGGCGTAGATGTACGCCTTCGTGATCGCGGCCGGATCGTCGGCGAGGGCCTGCTTGAACGCGGACGGGAAATGAGCCTCGCCGGCCACCGCGGTGGCGTGCTGCCCGTTGTCCGCCAGCCGCGACCACAGCACCGGATCGGGGACCTGGGCCTGCACGGAGTCCCAGTCCGCGTACGCGGACTCGGTGGTCATCCAGGCGCGCATACCGGCCAGTTGCTGGGCGTGGGTGGTGGTGCGGGCGTCGAAAGCCCAGAGCATGACCGCGCCGGCCTTGGCGAACGCCAGCGGGTCGCCGATCGAGGGCGGCCCGGGGACGGGCGTGGTCGGGAGAGCGCCGTCCGCGGACGGGGCGGTGTCCGTGTTCGTCGAAGCGGACGCGCTCGGCCGCGGCGTCGCGGGGCCGGCGCGCTTGTCGTGGCCGGTCCACCAGGCGACCGCCGCGGTGAGGACCAGCAGGACGGCCAGGACGCCGGCCGCGATGAGCACGCGCCGCGAGGGCCGCCGGCGGATACCACGTGGGAGGGAACGTTTCCCCATCAGTGGACCTGGGATCCGAGCGCGGAGAAGAAGGCCACGATGCCGTTGGCCGCGCCGAGCCCGAGGGCGGCGCCGGCGGAGACGACGGCGCCCTTCTTGCCGGTCGCCTCGGCCTGGTGGCCGCCGGAGTGGTGGCCCCAGGCCCACACTCCCAGGCTCACGGCGAGCGCGCCGACCACGGCGATGATGCCGAACAAATTGATGGAGTTGACGACGCTGCGCAGGACATCGAGACCGGGCAGGCCGCCGCCCTTCGGTGAGACGCCGGGGTCGTAGGCGAGATGGACGAACCGGTCGTGCAGAGAGGGAGTAAGGGTGGCGGAGGAGATGGTGCGCTCCTTGTGCGGGCAGGGCGAGGCGACCCTGCCGGGGAACGGGAAGAAAGAAGGGGGGAGGTGGTCCGGTCCGTCCGGCGCCCAAGGAGAGGCAGGCCGGGCGGACCGGTGTCACAGGACGCGGCGGGCGCTGTGAGCGGCGAAGTCGTCGAGGGACGCGAGGCGGACGTTCCGGCCGGTGCGGGGCGCTTCGAGTACGAGGCCGTGGCCGGCGTAGAGGCCGACATGATCGGGGCTTGCCGGGGTGCCGCGGCTGAACAGCAGGTCACCCACGGCGAGTTTGTTCAGCGGGACGGGGCGTCCCTCGCGGACCTGGGTGTATGTGGTGCGGGTCAGCGTGATGCCCCCGGCCTTGTACGCCTGCTGAACGAGCGAACTGCAGTCGCAGCGGCCCATCGGGTCCGGCCCATGGGCGGCGGTGCAGGAGCCGCCCCACTGGTAGGGCGTGCCGAGCTGCCGCATCGCCCAGTTCAGGGCCTTCCTCGCACGGGGGTCGGCGTCAGCCGGGACCGTGTAGCCGTCCGGGACGGAGCCCTCGGGGATCGGGCCGGAGGCGCCGATGCCGTCGAGGGCGCCGCAGGGGCCGGACGCCGGCCTGGACGTGCTGCCCTGGGGACTGGGGGAGTTCAAGGTCGGGGCGATGGCGGTGCGCAGGGCCCGGGCGAGGGGTTCCCACTGCGCGTACGCGTCGGGGTACGCGGAGCGCTGCACCTTCTGCGCGGCCTGGGCGACCGTCATCTGCTGCCACCCCGGCACCCTCAGCAGCGCCTCGTAGAAGCGGGTGCTCGCGTGGACAGGGTCGCGGATCTGGGCGGCGCTGCCCCAGCCCTGGCTCGGCCGCTGCTGGAAAAGCCCCAAGCTGTCGCGGTCTCCGTAGGAGAGGTTGCGCAGGCGGGATTCCTGGATGGCGGTGGCCAGCGCGACGACCTGGCCGCGCTCGGGAACTCCGAGAGCGACGCCGGTGGCGACGATGGTGCGGGCGTGAGGGATCTGCTCGTCGGGCAGCTCCAGCCCGGGGACACGCAGGTTGGTGACGACGGAGCCGCTGAGCACGGCGGCGACCTGATGCTGCACGGCGCCCGAGTCGACGCCGCACAGTGCCGCGGCACTGGCTGTGGAGCTGCCGGCGGCGGCCAGGACGGCCGTGCCGGCGATAAGGAGAGGGGACAGGCAGAGCACGCCGATCGCGGCGGCGGCGCCCTTCACTCGCGGGCGGCCTCCGGCCGACGGGCAGCGGAGCGGTCACCTGGGTACGGGGTGGGACGGGTCACGGTGAAGTCCTCGTGGAGGGGCTCCGGCCGCACGGTGTGCGAGGGAAGGGCCGTGCGGCCGGAGCGGTGGAGCAGGGCGGGCGGGCCCGGGGTGGGTGCGTGTTGCCTCACGCACCCACCCGGGCGAGAAGGGTTACGGGCGGAACATCAGCTGGCCTCCTCAGTCAAGGAGCGGACGGGGCGCGGTGCGGGGGCGGGTTACGGGCGGAACATCGGCGGGCCTCCCAAGGTGACGAAGGAGCGAGCGGAACGGGGCGGGATCAAGGGCGGTACACGGTGGCCTCCTGGACGGGGTTGCTGTGGTGATCACGAATCGGGGGCGGAGCGGGGCGCGTGCGGGGTCACGGACGGAACACGAGGGCCTCCAGGGCAGGAGAGGGCATGAGGGGAGGGGCGCCATCGGCGGTGTCCGCCGGGCAGTGACAAGACAGTAAGCCCGAATCCCCGGTCACCGAAATCGCGAGACGAAATCCCCGCGATTTTGGGCCCTTTCGGCGGCGATGCTTCTCAACCGGGGATCGTGCCCTACAGTTTTGGCCTCCCCGCGCGCCCACCGCCTTCTGCCTTGCCGTGGGCCTTCGGCGCGGTCTGGAGCTCTTCTCCCGTATCCCTTCACCGAATTGGGGCCCGCTCTTGTCTTTTTCCCTGCACCAGGGGGACGCGCTCAGCGTCCTTTCGACCCTTCCGGACGCCTGTGCCGACTCCGTCATCACCGACCCGCCGTACAACAGCGGCGGCCGGACCGCGCAGGAACGCACCAGCCGCTCGGCCCGGCAGAAGTACGTCTCCGCCGACGCCAAGCACGCCCTGCCGGACTTCGTGGGCGAGAACATGGACCAGAGGAGCTTCACACTCTGGCTGACGCAGATCATGACCGAGGCGCACCGGGCCACGAAGACCGGCGGAACCGCGCTCCTGTTCACCGACTGGCGCCAGCTGCCGGCGACCACCGACGCCCTGCAGGCCGCCGGATGGCTGTGGCTGGGCGTCCTGACCTGGCACAAGCCGCAGGCCAGGCCCCAGAAGGGCAAGTTCCGGCAGGACTCAGAGTTCATCGTCTGGGGCGCGAAGGGCAAGATCGACGCCGCGGCGAATCCGGTCTACCTGCCCGGCCTCTACTCCGCCTCGCAGCCCTCGGGCAAGGAGCGACGGCACATCACGCAGAAGCCGGTCTCGGTGATGCGTGAGCTGGTGAAGATCTGCCCTCCGGGTGGCACCGTCCTGGACTTCTGCGCCGGATCGGGCTCCCCGGGGTCGCCGCTCTGCTCGAAGGACGGCAGTTCATCGGCGTCGAGAAGACCGAGGAATACGCCGCCGTCGCCACCGAGCGGCTGGCCGAGACCCTCCAGCAGACCGCGTCCCAGAGCGATTTCACGCTGGCAGCCTGATCCGCACCGGCCTGATTTCTCGTTTAGGCGGGCGCAATATAGCGGCGGATCCCCGGTTTCCGAAACCGGGGATTCTCTGGATCATCGGGGTCGCTGAGTAACCGGCTCCGGCTGCAAGGAGATCCATTTCGTGTCCGAATCCACCGAGCCCCGATCCGGCGGGGCAATGGACCCGGTCCGCCTACCCCGCCCTGGCCTCGATTCCGTCGAGGAGTCCATGCGCCGGCTGCTGGACCGGTCGGCCGAGCAGGCCCGCATGATCGACGACCTGGCCGCCGCGCCCGCCGGTCCGAGAGCCGCGGGTATGCCGTTCGCCGGGTACCCCGGCATGCCCGCGTTCACCCCGCCGGCCCGCCGCCCGACCCCAAGCCGATCCTCGAACTCGACGGCGAAGAGTTCGAAGACGAGCTGGACACGCTGACGGACTGGGTCGACAACGTCCTGATGGACGTATACGGCGCCGAGATCACCACCGCGGCGCCCTGGTGCCCGCAGTGGCAGGAACACCTCGACGTCGTGGCCTGGCTGCACGCCCTGTGGATGGCCTACCAGCAGCACAAGGACGCCGAAGCGGGCCCCTCGGGCATGTTCGTCTGGCACCGCGACTTCCTCACCCACGCCATGGCCCATGTCCGCTCGGCAGGCGGTCCGTTGAGTGCCTGCCAGACGGACCCGGACCGCCTTGAACACCGGCTCCTTCGCGGCCCCGGCCCTCCGCCCGGTCCGCCGCCCGCGACGACGGAGCAGCCGACGGTACGCTCCCGCAGGACAGGCCCGCATCGTGACCCCACCGGGGCCGTACGGGCTGTCATTCCACCTGGCGGCCGTGGCCGAACTCCAGGCCCTCCCCCGCGACATCCGCGACCGCGCCTTCCTCATGTTCGAGAGCGTCGTCAACGCCCGGATCGCGGGCACCGCACTTGCCGGCGACCTGAGCGAGTACCACAAGCTCCAGCTGGGCGCCGAGCGCGAGTGGCGGATCGTCTACCGCATCCAGCAGGCCCCGCCCGACTTCGGCAGCGGCCCGGAGGTACACGTCGTCGCCGTGCGCCACCGGCACGACGTCTACGACACCGTCCGCGCCCGCGCGGGCCTTACGCGCCCCGCCACCGGCCCCCGCGCCCACGCCGCGCGCACCCTCCCGCCGCAGATGCGCCGCCGCGAAGCCCAGCCAGCCGCCCCCGCCAAACCGGCACCCGCGTGGCGGCCGGCCGATCTGTTCACCACCCCCGACACCGACTTGAAGAGGACCCGACGGTGACCACGCCCCTGCACCTTGACGCCCTGCCCGACCTCATCACCCGACTGCTGACCGACGCCCTCCACCCCGCCCGGCGCCGCACCCGCACCACCAGGCTCTGCTGCAGGCCAAGGAAGCACAGACGGAGATCAACCGCGCCCTACGCTCCATCCTCGACGGCCCGACGCCGACGACCCGGGCCGACATCGAAGCCGAGCTGAACGACGTCATGGAACTGCTCGTCGACAAGCTCGACATCGACCGCGACCTGCGTCTCCTGCTCGGCGACGACACCTGCTGCGCCGACGCGGAATCGGACCACGAAGAGCAGACGGCCGTCGCCCAG contains the following coding sequences:
- a CDS encoding hypothetical protein (identified by MetaGeneAnnotator; putative;~sequence version:1); the protein is MTPPGPYGLSFHLAAVAELQALPRDIRDRAFLMFESVVNARIAGTALAGDLSEYHKLQLGAEREWRIVYRIQQAPPDFGSGPEVHVVAVRHRHDVYDTVRARAGLTRPATGPRAHAARTLPPQMRRREAQPAAPAKPAPAWRPADLFTTPDTDLKRTRR
- a CDS encoding DNA methylase (DNA methylase [Streptomyces scabiei 87.22];~DNA methylase; pfam01555;~DNA modification methylase [DNA replication, recombination, and repair];~cluster 0522 with SCAB32751;~identified by MetaGeneAnnotator; putative), which translates into the protein MGLRRGLELFSRIPSPNWGPLLSFSLHQGDALSVLSTLPDACADSVITDPPYNSGGRTAQERTSRSARQKYVSADAKHALPDFVGENMDQRSFTLWLTQIMTEAHRATKTGGTALLFTDWRQLPATTDALQAAGWLWLGVLTWHKPQARPQKGKFRQDSEFIVWGAKGKIDAAANPVYLPGLYSASQPSGKERRHITQKPVSVMRELVKICPPGGTVLDFCAGSGSPGSPLCSKDGSSSASRRPRNTPPSPPSGWPRPSSRPRPRAISRWQPDPHRPDFSFRRAQYSGGSPVSETGDSLDHRGR
- a CDS encoding secreted protein (identified by MetaGeneAnnotator; putative;~sequence version:1); protein product: MKGAAAAIGVLCLSPLLIAGTAVLAAAGSSTASAAALCGVDSGAVQHQVAAVLSGSVVTNLRVPGLELPDEQIPHARTIVATGVALGVPERGQVVALATAIQESRLRNLSYGDRDSLGLFQQRPSQGWGSAAQIRDPVHASTRFYEALLRVPGWQQMTVAQAAQKVQRSAYPDAYAQWEPLARALRTAIAPTLNSPSPQGSTSRPASGPCGALDGIGASGPIPEGSVPDGYTVPADADPRARKALNWAMRQLGTPYQWGGSCTAAHGPDPMGRCDCSSLVQQAYKAGGITLTRTTYTQVREGRPVPLNKLAVGDLLFSRGTPASPDHVGLYAGHGLVLEAPRTGRNVRLASLDDFAAHSARRVL
- a CDS encoding hypothetical protein (identified by MetaGeneAnnotator; putative;~sequence version:1), whose amino-acid sequence is MITMPAATSASAPIPSVLSVLASADRPRMNTIVISSLETTRVAVASIQPRRHRRATSQPPPAPAKIARVTRMRMPTLRTIITHQNRNAPTEAASAATTATSQPSPEIAPICETFTIRRTAEEMSVSAAAKSPSDKASTASMATVVTAMAPNANSTPDAVPVRAWARACPSRLKAAFTSWAQNVATSTSSPMGSSVS
- a CDS encoding integral membrane protein (identified by MetaGeneAnnotator; putative;~integral membrane protein [Streptomyces clavuligerus ATCC27064]) yields the protein MFGIIAVVGALAVSLGVWAWGHHSGGHQAEATGKKGAVVSAGAALGLGAANGIVAFFSALGSQVH
- a CDS encoding hypothetical protein (identified by MetaGeneAnnotator; putative;~sequence version:1) → MLIAAGVLAVLLVLTAAVAWWTGHDKRAGPATPRPSASASTNTDTAPSADGALPTTPVPGPPSIGDPLAFAKAGAVMLWAFDARTTTHAQQLAGMRAWMTTESAYADWDSVQAQVPDPVLWSRLADNGQHATAVAGEAHFPSAFKQALADDPAAITKAYIYAVTVRGKTKLAWNGGGSGAEDRQVTLAVQCRPGTDCRLVAVAPRVAP
- a CDS encoding hypothetical protein (identified by MetaGeneAnnotator; putative;~sequence version:1), with translation MSESTEPRSGGAMDPVRLPRPGLDSVEESMRRLLDRSAEQARMIDDLAAAPAGPRAAGMPFAGYPGMPAFTPPARRPTPSRSSNSTAKSSKTSWTR